A window of the Streptomyces sp. NBC_00454 genome harbors these coding sequences:
- a CDS encoding GNAT family N-acetyltransferase, which translates to MWELARSWVDGWTVSRQTPRPVDEPWGLSIQVGLTDQAVRHVLLDADAETARGLVGAITEPATWIKAFLEPDLMEPWLSPEWEPTDSGFLMAVDLRPSVARAPDGYTVTAETDGEVISVRVLAADGELAARGQIGLTGAACVFDQIVTEEAHQRLGLGTVVMGALTNAAIETGAATGTLGATVQGRALYETLDWKVLAPLTGFIYKPADKPVAP; encoded by the coding sequence ATGTGGGAGCTCGCGCGCTCGTGGGTCGACGGATGGACCGTCTCGCGGCAGACGCCGAGGCCGGTGGACGAGCCGTGGGGGCTGAGCATCCAGGTCGGGCTGACGGACCAGGCGGTCCGTCACGTCCTGCTCGACGCCGATGCCGAGACCGCCCGCGGCCTCGTCGGCGCGATCACCGAACCGGCCACCTGGATCAAGGCCTTTCTGGAACCGGACCTCATGGAGCCGTGGTTGTCGCCGGAGTGGGAGCCGACCGATTCCGGCTTCCTGATGGCCGTCGACCTGCGTCCGTCCGTGGCGCGCGCGCCTGACGGCTACACGGTCACCGCCGAGACCGACGGCGAGGTCATCAGCGTGCGCGTTCTGGCCGCCGACGGGGAGCTCGCCGCACGCGGCCAAATCGGCCTGACGGGCGCCGCCTGCGTCTTCGATCAGATCGTCACCGAAGAGGCTCACCAGCGCCTGGGGCTCGGGACGGTGGTGATGGGGGCACTCACCAACGCGGCCATCGAGACCGGTGCGGCTACGGGCACCCTGGGTGCGACCGTCCAAGGCCGAGCACTCTACGAAACGCTCGACTGGAAGGTCCTCGCACCCCTGACCGGCTTCATCTACAAGCCCGCCGACAAGCCCGTCGCTCCCTGA
- a CDS encoding HD domain-containing protein, producing MPATDLLSRALDAPAEPPLRLLPDVVSELLRELAAPPRLAAHLRLVHDVAAELADWLEEFNPGLTFDREAVLFGAATHDIGKTVHPAELSGPGSAHESAGRELLLAHGFTPAQARFAATHASWSAAGVSVDELLVSVADKVWKGQRVTDLEDLLIDHLVRAAPGTERWEAYLELDALLARIAEGADTRLAFQALHPVHA from the coding sequence ATGCCCGCAACCGACCTGCTCTCCCGCGCCCTCGACGCTCCCGCGGAGCCGCCGCTGCGCCTCCTCCCGGACGTCGTGTCCGAGCTGCTGCGCGAGCTGGCCGCGCCGCCCCGACTCGCGGCACACCTGCGGCTCGTGCACGACGTGGCGGCCGAACTGGCCGACTGGCTCGAAGAGTTCAACCCCGGCCTGACTTTCGACCGTGAGGCCGTGCTGTTCGGTGCGGCGACGCACGACATCGGCAAGACGGTGCATCCCGCCGAGCTGAGCGGACCGGGGTCCGCGCACGAGTCGGCAGGCCGGGAACTCCTCCTCGCCCACGGGTTCACCCCGGCGCAGGCCCGGTTCGCAGCCACGCACGCCTCCTGGTCGGCGGCCGGGGTGAGTGTGGACGAACTGCTGGTCAGCGTCGCCGACAAGGTCTGGAAAGGCCAGCGGGTCACCGATTTGGAGGACCTCCTCATCGACCACCTCGTGCGGGCGGCGCCCGGCACGGAGCGCTGGGAGGCGTACCTCGAACTCGACGCGCTGCTCGCCCGCATCGCCGAGGGCGCCGACACCCGCCTGGCCTTCCAGGCCCTGCACCCGGTGCACGCCTGA
- a CDS encoding RNA ligase (ATP), with amino-acid sequence MSTLRVTVEELAVHPHPNADALELAQVGLYRAVVAKDAYRTGDYALYIPEQAVLPAALIDELGLTGRLAGGDANRVKAVRLRGELSQGLVCRPGALADLDLVQAAKEGTDFAELLGITKWAPPIPTTMNGDVEATPELLPWVDIENLQRYPDIFEPGEPVVLTEKLHGTACLLTYLAEDGRVLVSSKGFGSKSLGLKEDERNLYWRAVRGHGVPEAAAGLAERLGATRVGIFGEVYGRGVQDLAYGTDLHTAETPPAYAVFDVCAEIDGQVRWLDPAEVFSDGELPLVPKLFEGPYSLDAVLEWASGRETVSGRSLHLREGVVIRPAVERYSPVVGGRTIAKAVSPAYLTRKGGTEYE; translated from the coding sequence ATGTCGACCCTGCGGGTCACCGTAGAAGAGCTCGCCGTCCATCCGCACCCGAACGCCGACGCGTTGGAGCTCGCCCAGGTGGGCCTCTACCGGGCCGTCGTGGCCAAGGACGCCTACCGGACCGGCGACTACGCGCTCTACATACCCGAACAGGCCGTACTTCCCGCCGCGTTGATCGACGAGCTCGGTCTGACCGGCCGCCTCGCAGGCGGCGACGCGAACCGGGTCAAGGCCGTCCGGCTGCGCGGAGAGCTGTCGCAGGGCCTGGTGTGCCGTCCGGGCGCGCTGGCGGACCTGGATCTCGTTCAGGCGGCCAAAGAGGGCACGGACTTCGCGGAGTTGCTCGGCATCACCAAATGGGCCCCGCCCATCCCGACGACGATGAACGGAGACGTCGAGGCCACCCCCGAACTGCTGCCGTGGGTGGACATCGAGAACCTCCAGCGCTACCCGGACATCTTCGAGCCCGGTGAGCCGGTCGTGCTCACCGAGAAACTGCACGGCACCGCCTGCCTGTTGACGTACCTCGCCGAGGACGGCCGGGTCCTCGTCTCCTCGAAGGGGTTCGGGTCCAAGAGCCTGGGGCTCAAGGAGGACGAGCGCAACCTCTACTGGCGGGCCGTACGCGGCCACGGAGTCCCCGAGGCCGCCGCCGGGCTGGCCGAGCGGCTGGGGGCGACCCGGGTCGGGATCTTCGGCGAGGTGTACGGCAGGGGTGTCCAGGACCTGGCGTACGGAACCGACCTGCACACGGCGGAGACCCCGCCCGCGTACGCGGTCTTCGACGTCTGCGCCGAGATCGACGGACAGGTGCGCTGGCTGGACCCCGCGGAGGTTTTCTCGGACGGTGAACTGCCGCTGGTGCCCAAGCTGTTCGAGGGGCCGTACAGCCTCGATGCGGTGCTGGAATGGGCGAGCGGGCGCGAGACCGTGTCGGGCCGGAGCCTGCACCTGCGCGAGGGCGTGGTCATCCGCCCGGCGGTGGAGCGCTACAGCCCGGTGGTCGGCGGCCGCACCATCGCCAAGGCGGTCAGCCCCGCCTACCTGACGCGCAAGGGCGGCACGGAGTACGAGTGA
- a CDS encoding SDR family NAD(P)-dependent oxidoreductase → MSRRPVTIVTGGSRGIGAATCVRLASDGHDLVLGYLHDDDAAKATAERVRAAGARCVTVRGDSSEESGVDRLFDIAGAEFGAVTGLVNNAGVTGTPGRLADIRTEDLRRVLDVNLFGYLLCCRRAARDMAASGGGAIVNVSSAAATLGSPGRYVHYAATKAATDTLTLGLAKELGPDGIRVNAVAPGIIDTDMHAAMGDPDRPALAAAEIPLGRAGQPAEVAAAIAWLLSPDSAYTTGTVLRVAGGR, encoded by the coding sequence ATGTCACGTCGTCCGGTCACGATCGTCACCGGAGGCAGCCGCGGCATCGGCGCCGCCACCTGCGTCCGGCTCGCCTCCGACGGGCACGACCTCGTGCTCGGCTACCTCCATGACGACGACGCCGCCAAAGCCACCGCCGAGCGGGTACGGGCGGCCGGCGCCCGCTGTGTGACCGTGCGCGGCGACAGCTCCGAGGAGTCCGGCGTCGACCGGCTCTTCGACATCGCCGGGGCCGAGTTCGGCGCGGTGACCGGCCTGGTCAACAATGCCGGGGTGACCGGCACCCCGGGTCGTCTCGCCGACATCCGGACCGAGGATCTGCGCCGCGTGCTGGACGTGAACCTCTTCGGATACCTGCTCTGCTGCCGCCGGGCCGCCCGGGACATGGCCGCGTCAGGCGGCGGGGCGATCGTCAACGTCTCCTCCGCGGCCGCCACCCTCGGCAGCCCCGGACGCTACGTCCACTACGCCGCGACCAAGGCCGCCACCGACACCCTGACCCTCGGGCTGGCCAAGGAGCTCGGGCCGGACGGGATCCGCGTCAACGCCGTGGCGCCCGGCATCATCGACACCGACATGCACGCCGCCATGGGCGACCCCGACCGCCCCGCGCTCGCGGCCGCCGAGATCCCGCTCGGGCGGGCCGGGCAGCCCGCGGAGGTCGCCGCGGCCATCGCCTGGCTGCTGTCCCCGGACTCCGCCTACACGACCGGGACCGTCCTCCGCGTCGCCGGCGGGCGCTGA
- a CDS encoding peptidoglycan-binding protein — MPTPPQSATARVVSVADRRKQGGSQLAVSVLALLALAVAGALTLLLGGTEEEPPRAVTRPDLSVPVLPARSPGAGEEPAPTGEPGGPTGTGNPSRSATAPPAPGPGAGASREPEQSGSTGASPPPAGAGTLRPGDSGPEVRTLQGRLYAQGFTYVSVTGVYDEQTRRGVTQLQQNRSIKGDPQGVYGPNTRAAFASN; from the coding sequence ATGCCGACGCCGCCACAGTCGGCCACCGCACGGGTGGTGTCCGTGGCCGACCGGCGGAAACAGGGCGGCAGCCAGCTCGCAGTCTCGGTCCTCGCCCTGCTCGCACTCGCCGTGGCGGGCGCTCTGACGCTCCTGCTGGGTGGCACGGAGGAGGAGCCGCCGCGGGCCGTCACGCGGCCCGACCTGTCGGTTCCCGTGCTCCCGGCGCGGAGTCCGGGGGCGGGCGAGGAACCCGCGCCTACGGGCGAGCCCGGAGGCCCGACCGGAACCGGGAACCCGTCGCGGTCCGCGACGGCCCCGCCCGCCCCCGGTCCGGGGGCGGGCGCGAGCCGGGAGCCCGAGCAGTCGGGGTCGACCGGTGCCTCGCCGCCGCCCGCCGGAGCCGGGACGCTGCGCCCTGGGGACAGCGGACCCGAGGTGCGCACCCTCCAGGGGCGGCTGTACGCGCAGGGGTTCACGTACGTCTCCGTCACCGGGGTCTACGACGAACAGACCCGGCGCGGCGTCACCCAGCTCCAGCAGAATCGGAGCATCAAGGGCGACCCGCAGGGCGTCTACGGTCCGAACACACGGGCGGCCTTCGCGAGCAACTAG
- a CDS encoding MFS transporter has protein sequence MGAVALGIFCLITSELLPVGLLTSVGAELGVSDGTAGLMVTVPGIVAAFCAPLVTVGSGRLDRRFVLVGLIALMAVANLVVALAPGFGVVLAARLLVGVGVGGFWAIAGGLAVRLVPERHVGRATALVFGGVPTASVLGVPAGTLLGELGGWRTAFAAVGGLGLLTLAALLLLLPPLPPTGRITFAQLPALLRRNRGVRAGVAVTFLMVTGQFAAYTFVRPILQDVSGVGAGFVSTLLLGYGAAGVAGNFLAGGRDAHRTLLAVGASLAVILALIATLSGAVAGTVLLLAWGLAFGGVGVSLQSWMIKAAPDEAEVSSSLMVAMFNLAIAAGAFSGGLVVDGISVPAAPLTGAALMGLAAVTVWVTSASRRARANVAAAPEPVLPAAAREGSAAEHR, from the coding sequence GTGGGCGCCGTGGCGCTCGGGATCTTCTGCCTCATCACCTCCGAGCTGCTGCCCGTCGGGCTCCTCACCTCGGTCGGCGCCGAGCTCGGGGTGTCCGACGGCACCGCCGGGCTGATGGTCACCGTGCCGGGGATCGTCGCCGCGTTCTGCGCGCCGCTCGTCACCGTCGGTTCCGGCCGGCTCGACCGGCGCTTCGTCCTGGTCGGGCTGATCGCCCTGATGGCCGTCGCCAACCTCGTCGTCGCCCTCGCCCCGGGGTTCGGGGTGGTCCTTGCGGCCCGGCTGCTCGTCGGGGTCGGCGTCGGGGGCTTCTGGGCCATAGCGGGCGGGCTCGCGGTGCGCCTCGTACCCGAGCGGCACGTCGGCCGGGCCACCGCGCTCGTCTTCGGGGGAGTGCCCACGGCTTCGGTGCTCGGCGTCCCCGCCGGGACGCTGCTCGGCGAACTCGGGGGCTGGCGCACGGCCTTCGCCGCCGTCGGCGGACTCGGACTGCTCACCCTGGCGGCCCTGCTCCTGCTGCTGCCGCCACTGCCGCCGACCGGCCGCATCACCTTCGCCCAGCTCCCCGCCCTCCTCCGGCGCAACCGCGGGGTCCGGGCCGGGGTGGCCGTCACCTTCCTGATGGTGACCGGGCAGTTCGCCGCGTACACGTTCGTACGGCCGATCCTCCAGGACGTCTCGGGCGTCGGTGCGGGCTTCGTGAGCACCCTCCTGCTGGGTTACGGAGCCGCGGGCGTGGCGGGCAACTTCCTGGCGGGCGGGCGCGATGCGCACCGTACGCTGCTGGCGGTCGGCGCCTCGCTCGCCGTGATCCTCGCCTTGATCGCCACGCTGTCGGGGGCGGTCGCGGGGACGGTGCTGCTGCTGGCGTGGGGGCTCGCGTTCGGCGGGGTCGGGGTGAGCCTCCAGAGCTGGATGATCAAGGCGGCCCCGGACGAGGCGGAGGTCTCCTCCTCGCTGATGGTCGCGATGTTCAACCTGGCCATCGCGGCGGGCGCGTTCTCCGGCGGCCTCGTGGTCGACGGGATCTCGGTGCCCGCCGCCCCGTTGACCGGAGCCGCCCTGATGGGTCTGGCGGCCGTCACGGTCTGGGTCACCTCCGCGTCGCGAAGGGCGCGGGCCAATGTCGCGGCGGCCCCCGAGCCGGTGCTGCCCGCCGCCGCCCGGGAGGGTTCCGCTGCCGAGCATCGGTAG
- a CDS encoding MerR family transcriptional regulator: MFTIGDFAKHGRVSVRMLRHYDALGLLRPARVDPASGYRYYEAGQLARLNRVIALKELGFSLDQVGSILDELVGSEELRGMLRLRRAELESAMAAAAARLAQVETRLRIIENEGTMSSIDIVVKSLPPVRLAELSGVAASYEPGDITPVIGPLYDELCRRIEDAGVTPTAPGIAYYEDAGDAARPGAVLVHAGLPVAADVRAGDLGGEVRIVVLPAVERAATVVHRGSMDSVLPTAQALAQWIDANGERSSGYARELTLACPEDRDQWVTELQEPLGV, from the coding sequence ATGTTCACCATCGGAGACTTCGCCAAGCACGGCCGGGTGTCGGTCCGCATGCTGCGTCACTACGACGCCCTCGGACTGCTGCGCCCGGCCCGTGTCGACCCCGCCAGCGGCTACCGCTACTACGAGGCCGGGCAGCTCGCCCGCCTCAACCGTGTCATCGCGCTCAAGGAGCTCGGCTTCAGCCTGGACCAGGTGGGGTCGATACTCGACGAGCTCGTGGGCTCGGAGGAGCTGCGCGGCATGCTGCGGCTGCGGCGGGCGGAACTGGAGTCGGCCATGGCCGCTGCGGCGGCCCGGCTGGCCCAGGTCGAGACGAGGCTCCGGATCATCGAGAACGAGGGAACCATGTCTTCCATCGACATCGTCGTGAAGAGCCTTCCGCCCGTCCGCCTCGCCGAACTGAGCGGGGTCGCGGCCAGCTACGAGCCCGGGGACATCACCCCCGTCATCGGCCCGCTCTACGACGAGCTGTGCCGCCGCATCGAGGACGCCGGGGTGACGCCCACCGCACCGGGCATCGCGTACTACGAGGACGCCGGGGACGCGGCGCGTCCCGGCGCCGTCCTGGTCCACGCCGGGCTGCCGGTGGCGGCCGACGTCCGGGCCGGGGACCTCGGGGGCGAGGTACGGATCGTCGTGCTGCCCGCCGTCGAACGGGCCGCGACGGTCGTGCACCGGGGTTCGATGGACTCCGTGCTGCCGACCGCACAGGCCCTGGCCCAGTGGATCGACGCGAACGGGGAGCGCTCGTCCGGGTACGCCCGCGAACTGACGCTGGCCTGCCCCGAGGACCGCGACCAGTGGGTCACGGAGCTCCAGGAGCCGCTCGGCGTCTGA
- a CDS encoding adenylate kinase codes for MQRVLVVGISGAGKSTLARELGRRFGLPYHEMDALHFAGPGWAVSPSYAADAARIAAGERWVLDSYGPEGVRELLWRRADTVVWLDHPRHVVMRRVLLRSLRRSLLRERLFGGNRERWREWLRADHPAWWAWSRHGSRRAEIALLAGDARFAPLRVVRLRSPAAADAWLRAQRPAGRRPHT; via the coding sequence ATGCAGCGCGTACTCGTGGTCGGCATCAGCGGAGCCGGCAAGTCCACCCTGGCGCGGGAGCTGGGTCGGCGTTTCGGGCTGCCGTACCACGAAATGGACGCCCTCCACTTCGCCGGGCCGGGATGGGCCGTCAGCCCCTCCTACGCCGCCGACGCGGCCCGGATCGCGGCGGGCGAGCGGTGGGTCCTCGACTCGTACGGGCCCGAAGGCGTACGCGAACTGCTGTGGCGGCGGGCCGACACGGTGGTGTGGCTCGACCATCCCCGGCACGTCGTCATGCGACGGGTCCTGCTGCGCTCGCTGCGCCGCAGCCTGCTGCGGGAGCGGCTGTTCGGCGGCAACCGGGAGCGGTGGCGCGAGTGGCTGCGCGCCGACCATCCCGCGTGGTGGGCCTGGTCGCGCCACGGGTCCCGGCGCGCGGAGATCGCCCTGCTGGCCGGTGACGCGCGGTTCGCCCCGCTGCGGGTGGTCCGGCTGCGCTCCCCGGCGGCCGCCGATGCCTGGCTGCGGGCTCAGCGACCGGCCGGGCGGCGGCCGCACACGTAG
- a CDS encoding S26 family signal peptidase, with protein MGMLDVQADRVREGATVEFRPTGTSMVPLVRSRQRVRVAPADPALLEPGDIVLARVSGTVYLHLVTAVDAPRRRVQISNNRGHVNGWTSHDRVFGICLTVDDVPRPGALAKVRAAGTA; from the coding sequence ATGGGCATGCTCGACGTACAAGCAGACCGCGTCCGCGAGGGCGCGACGGTGGAGTTCCGGCCGACGGGAACCTCGATGGTCCCGCTCGTCCGCAGCCGCCAACGCGTCCGCGTGGCCCCGGCCGACCCCGCCCTCCTCGAACCCGGGGACATCGTCCTGGCCCGGGTCTCCGGCACTGTGTACCTGCACCTGGTGACGGCGGTGGACGCACCGCGGCGCCGCGTCCAGATCTCCAACAACCGCGGCCACGTCAACGGATGGACCAGCCACGACCGCGTCTTCGGCATCTGCCTCACGGTGGACGACGTACCTCGCCCCGGCGCGCTCGCCAAGGTCCGCGCGGCCGGCACGGCCTGA
- a CDS encoding ArsR/SmtB family transcription factor — MQGLASPARIHILACLLQSPCPVGELTEDLTLGQPTVSHHLRLLRHVGLVTGRRARRDGRSVVYALHDAHVAALLQQVLAHVHHGDRA, encoded by the coding sequence ATGCAGGGCCTGGCCTCACCGGCCCGGATCCACATCCTCGCCTGTCTGCTCCAATCCCCCTGCCCGGTCGGCGAGTTGACCGAGGACCTCACCCTCGGCCAACCCACCGTCTCCCACCACCTGCGGCTCCTGCGCCACGTCGGCCTCGTGACCGGCAGGCGCGCCAGGCGCGACGGGCGCAGCGTGGTCTACGCACTCCACGACGCGCACGTCGCTGCCCTGCTCCAGCAGGTACTGGCACACGTCCACCACGGCGACCGGGCGTAA
- a CDS encoding MarR family winged helix-turn-helix transcriptional regulator: MAGDEGELNLGLLCFIAYRAMESGVFDALAAAGYDDLTVAQGRVFARIGPDGTRVTDLAEQARITKQTAGFLVEQLERAGYVHRTPDPTDARARLVRIAPRGEAAVAVARAAEARVEGEWTRHLGAQGTRQLRSALTRLREVTDPYR; this comes from the coding sequence ATGGCCGGGGACGAGGGCGAACTCAACCTGGGACTGCTGTGCTTCATCGCCTACCGGGCCATGGAATCAGGCGTCTTCGACGCCCTCGCGGCGGCTGGCTACGACGATCTCACCGTCGCCCAGGGCCGCGTCTTCGCGCGCATCGGACCGGACGGCACCCGGGTCACGGACCTGGCGGAACAGGCCCGGATCACCAAGCAGACCGCGGGTTTCCTCGTCGAACAGCTGGAGCGGGCCGGCTACGTCCACCGCACCCCCGATCCGACCGACGCCCGCGCCCGGCTGGTCCGCATCGCGCCCCGCGGCGAGGCCGCCGTGGCCGTCGCGCGGGCGGCGGAGGCCCGGGTCGAGGGGGAGTGGACCCGCCACCTCGGCGCGCAGGGCACGCGGCAACTGCGCAGCGCCCTCACCCGGCTCCGCGAGGTCACCGACCCGTACCGGTGA
- a CDS encoding maleylpyruvate isomerase family mycothiol-dependent enzyme, producing the protein MTGTVRMNPDDVWRTIDSERLSLADLLDDLSPAEWETPSLCAGWRVREVVAHLTLAHLGLFPALVATVRARGSFDRMIHDTAVRESVRPVPEYAPRLRAMAGSRRKAPGVTLLEPMLDILVHGQDITVPLGRTRAMPTEAAATAAQRAWSMGFPFHARRRLAGFRLAATDCDWSAAGSGGGPGGNGDQLVEGPVSALLLLLTGRHSAALPLLSGPGLPALGERLGGTKAPRT; encoded by the coding sequence ATGACCGGCACGGTCCGAATGAACCCCGACGACGTATGGCGGACCATCGACAGCGAGCGGCTCTCCCTGGCCGACCTCCTGGACGACCTGAGCCCGGCGGAATGGGAGACCCCGTCCCTCTGCGCGGGGTGGCGGGTGCGTGAGGTCGTAGCCCATCTCACCCTGGCCCACCTGGGCCTCTTCCCGGCACTGGTGGCCACCGTCCGGGCCCGGGGCAGCTTCGACCGCATGATCCACGACACCGCCGTACGGGAATCCGTGCGCCCGGTCCCGGAGTACGCTCCCCGGCTGCGCGCGATGGCCGGATCCCGCCGCAAGGCACCGGGCGTGACCCTCCTGGAACCGATGCTCGACATCCTGGTGCACGGGCAGGACATCACCGTCCCCCTGGGCCGCACCCGCGCGATGCCCACCGAGGCGGCCGCGACCGCCGCGCAGCGGGCCTGGTCGATGGGGTTCCCGTTCCACGCCCGGCGGCGGCTGGCGGGCTTCCGCCTGGCGGCCACGGACTGCGACTGGTCGGCCGCCGGCTCCGGCGGCGGCCCCGGCGGCAACGGGGATCAGCTGGTGGAGGGCCCGGTCTCCGCGCTCCTGCTGCTGCTGACCGGTCGGCACTCCGCGGCGCTGCCCCTGCTGTCGGGGCCGGGCCTGCCCGCGCTCGGCGAGCGGCTCGGCGGCACGAAGGCGCCGCGGACATGA
- a CDS encoding ankyrin repeat domain-containing protein → MKRRTQKRLSRALVAAAALGPDARVIALLRAGADPDARDPEGTTALYAAAVRGAPDSVRRLLAHGADPDAESGGPTDGTPLCAAASWGETETVRALLAHGADPGLREDGGSGLSPLEWARRGNHEEAAGILLRATRDAPTGDRSNG, encoded by the coding sequence ATGAAGCGGCGTACCCAGAAGCGGCTCTCCCGCGCCCTCGTCGCGGCCGCCGCGCTCGGCCCCGATGCCCGCGTCATCGCCCTGCTGCGGGCGGGAGCCGACCCCGACGCACGGGACCCGGAGGGCACGACAGCCCTGTACGCGGCAGCCGTGCGGGGCGCCCCCGACTCCGTACGCCGACTCCTCGCGCACGGCGCCGATCCCGACGCCGAGAGCGGCGGCCCGACGGACGGGACGCCGCTGTGCGCGGCCGCGTCCTGGGGAGAGACCGAAACGGTACGCGCGCTGCTCGCGCACGGGGCCGATCCGGGCCTGCGCGAGGACGGCGGCAGCGGGCTGTCACCGCTGGAGTGGGCGAGGCGCGGAAACCACGAGGAAGCCGCAGGAATCCTCCTCCGGGCGACCCGGGACGCACCCACCGGGGACCGGTCCAACGGCTGA
- a CDS encoding Crp/Fnr family transcriptional regulator encodes MSTPSPIRIAAVLSTEHRGRLMSHAREVNFREGARIFDEGTRAESFWIVRSGTVTLEIPVPGRRPTPIESLGPGELVGWSWLFAPYVWQLGAEAMTPVRAYEFDATTVRMLMDADPAFGSAVGHWVGRVLALRLHQTRTRLLDLYAPRAAAS; translated from the coding sequence GTGAGCACACCTTCCCCCATCCGGATCGCTGCCGTCCTGTCCACCGAGCACCGTGGACGGCTCATGTCCCACGCCCGTGAGGTCAATTTCCGCGAGGGTGCGCGGATCTTCGACGAGGGCACCCGGGCGGAATCCTTCTGGATCGTGCGCTCCGGCACGGTGACGCTGGAGATCCCCGTACCCGGCCGCCGCCCCACCCCCATCGAGAGCCTGGGCCCCGGCGAGCTGGTGGGCTGGTCGTGGCTGTTCGCGCCGTACGTGTGGCAGTTGGGCGCCGAGGCGATGACGCCGGTGCGGGCCTACGAGTTCGACGCCACGACCGTCCGCATGCTCATGGACGCCGATCCGGCCTTCGGTTCCGCCGTCGGCCACTGGGTCGGCCGCGTCCTGGCCCTGCGGCTCCACCAGACCCGCACCCGCCTCCTCGACCTGTACGCCCCGCGCGCCGCCGCGAGCTGA
- a CDS encoding TIGR03943 family protein: MKRSAQAFLLLLIGSGLLHVSLFTDLCLSYVKPGMRPVLIVSGVLLLVLATADVWSHRGPIARRRATKPHEHAAAGGDEPHGTVQPAPAPVPAHGHGHDHSSVPRVAWLLFLPALSLLVYAPPALGSYTASRETAKVVVTEQQSFEALPATSPLPMTLTQFTRRVQQDSTQAINGRTVQMSGLVTLGQGHDGWYLTRILISCCAADAQSVKVRVHGAPSLPADTWVSVTGTWHPGGTLGTQSAPAELDASTVEKIDRPVNGYSDSLPIAPSR, translated from the coding sequence GTGAAACGGTCGGCGCAGGCGTTCCTGCTGCTCCTCATCGGCTCCGGCCTGCTGCACGTCTCGCTGTTCACCGACCTGTGCCTGAGCTACGTCAAACCGGGCATGCGGCCCGTACTGATCGTCTCCGGTGTCCTGCTGCTGGTGCTCGCGACGGCGGACGTCTGGTCCCACCGCGGACCGATCGCACGGCGCAGGGCCACGAAGCCCCACGAACACGCGGCCGCCGGCGGCGACGAGCCCCACGGCACGGTCCAGCCGGCGCCCGCGCCCGTACCCGCACACGGCCACGGTCACGACCATTCCAGCGTCCCCCGGGTGGCCTGGCTGCTGTTCCTGCCCGCCCTGAGCCTGCTCGTGTACGCCCCGCCCGCCCTCGGCTCGTACACCGCCTCCCGCGAGACCGCCAAGGTCGTCGTCACGGAGCAGCAGAGCTTCGAGGCGCTGCCCGCCACCTCACCGCTGCCGATGACCCTCACGCAGTTCACGCGACGGGTGCAGCAGGACAGCACCCAGGCCATCAACGGGCGGACGGTCCAGATGAGCGGCCTGGTCACGCTCGGTCAAGGACATGACGGCTGGTACCTCACCCGGATCCTCATCTCGTGCTGCGCCGCGGACGCGCAGTCCGTAAAGGTCCGCGTCCACGGCGCGCCCTCCCTGCCCGCCGACACCTGGGTCTCGGTCACCGGCACCTGGCACCCCGGCGGCACGCTCGGCACGCAGTCCGCCCCGGCCGAACTGGACGCCAGTACGGTCGAGAAGATCGACCGACCGGTCAACGGGTACAGCGACAGCCTGCCGATCGCCCCCTCGCGTTGA